The Leishmania infantum JPCM5 genome chromosome 28 sequence GATGTTGTACAGCTCTGCCCTGTCAGCCCAGGTGCTGATCAGCGCCTGAGACATGCGTTCACCGCCGAGAAACACCTTCATTGGAGCAGTCGAGGAAGGGAGCACCGACAGTAGATGACCAGCGGTGGTGAGAGAAGACCAAACCGCTGGAGTGCTCACCACGTGAGTCGGTTGCACGCaggccagcagcggcgcagcctGGCCGTTGAGGAGGTCCTCCTGAGTGCATGTGTAGAAGATGCTGTGAGGCGTACAGAGCCCCACGAGCATGTCACCGATAGACGGATCAAAGAacggggaggagaggcaaaAGAAGCGACAGCATGCATCGCCCACGGCGAGGCCATCCTTATCGAGAATGAAGCGCTGCAGGTATGCTCGCAGATTGCCTCGCGAGGCTACTACACACTTTGGGTCCCCTGTTGAGCCGGATGTGTATATGTAGTAGGCGACGCGGCTGTCGTCTACATGTACCaccggcagccgcgtcggtgTCGCGGTGCCCACCTCCGCCATCTGGAGTTTTCCGTTGCAAGTGCTGTTCTCTTCTGCCGAGAGCGCCTCGTGAAGCAACGACGAGACATCTTCTGAGCGCAGCTTGCAGCGCGGCCTCCGACGTTGCTCCAGCCGCTGCAGTCGCAAGGGTGGATCATCTGGGCGAAACAGGCAAAAAGTCCAGCCCATGCACAAGCAGACGCTTTCCACCAAGCATGTGTAGAAGGTCTCTTGACTGTAAACCCCAACATCACACTCATCCTCCGCGCCACGCTCATCACCCGGCGTGCCGTGTACCCCCCCCCGCAAGTGGTAATGAACGCCGATCGTGCGAGGAGGTGATGATCcgccgcttcagcagctccacgaACGCACACCATGCTCGTTTGGTCACGCGCTCTGCAGTGATGGACGCCTCGCTGCCATCGACGGCACCGCTACTGCCTTCTAGTCGCGCCGCCTTCGAGTagccgcagtggcggtgccggAGAAGTGCGAACATCACCTCGTCATCACCGCGCTCTTCCAATGCTGCAAGTATGCAGGCGGATAGCGTGGCCCCatcgcccacacacaccgggACGTTCGAGCTCATTCATGCATCACTCGTGATGCCTAGAtcagcgccagctcctcctaCTCACCAAAAGGAATAAAAGAGCAAGCATATAAGCAAAGAAGGAGATAGTATGAATTGAAAAGAGTTCGCAGTACGCCATTCAGTCTTCCCACTCACGGGCCCCGGACTGAAAGCCGCATCTCTCGTGTGCTTACAGGAGTGGTCAAGGGGGGCACAGAGGTTGACCTGCAGAGTGGTAATCGCAGCACAGCGGCTTTGCAGGCTTGCACTAACGCTGTGCGCTGCCACACATCTGGCGGCGAAGAGATATTCCTCCCCTCTTGGAATGCGCTCGCGAAATGCAGCCTGGCCTGAAGCTGAGTAGCCTGGTTCTTCTGAGCTTGTTGACAGGCGAGACGCACGAAAACAGGTCGATTACTGTGTACTATCTTAAGCGGACTGTGGGGGTGAATTAGGCGGGAAGAAACACCCAAACGGCATCACCTGCTGCTTCAAACGACTCTTGGGGGAGGCAACAGCGGGGGAGAGCAAAGGAGGCAGACCACTTGCACCTGGTAGCCTTTGTCCTTCACCCAAGGCTAAAGCTGTTGTTTGCCACAACACGACATGGGCTCTACTCTGGTTGCGTAGCAGCTGCCATGCGATGCTGCTCTACCATACAATTGTCGAAGCTACTAATTGTGTCGTCACAGATTTCCGCAAGACGCTCCAGACCCTTGGCTACGGCCTCTACAGCGTAGTCGGAAGCCTGCACATGCAAGAGCATCTTTGGTTCCAGAGGATGGGGAATCGCGTAGCCGGCGCTCGTCACGGCGGCGTTCTGCATAAGAACGTGCCGCAGGGGGTTTCCTAGGGTGTGATCCTCGTGAGAGAAAGTTACCACAGCAGTGGACTCGTTATCAGTGATACGCTGCAGATCAATTTGAACCTTCTGCTCCTCCGAGGTGTCCACCTCATCGCCCTCGTTCATGCGTTGGATGTGCTCCTGGTGGAGGATGAAAGCATCGCGAGGGTGAAAAGACGCCATGATACCTCTCTCTGACTCGGTACGTTAAGGTGGGTGTTGAGAAACTTCAACGTCGCTCACGCGTCGCTTCGAGAGCCTCAGAGGAGGCTGGAAAGGGTGCCCTGTAAGGAGGCTGGGGGATGCAAGAGAGATGAAAAGCGCCAAGCCTTCAAGCTTGCTATCCGAGCTTGAGGTTCGAGTCGTCGCCAAGTCAATTTCAGCAAAAGGGTGTGTTGTACAGAAGTGGAAAAGTGTCGCAGACAAAGATCGCCGAAGGTTCAGTGAAACGATATGGTGCCATCGGGGACGGTGGTGTGGATTGGCGAGTGCgggtgcatgtgtgtatgtgagagaaaaaaaagattcCCCCGTGCCACTCATCCGTATCTCTCCTCTGCACCAGTAAGAGCGTCACTTCCaccacaaaaagaaaagctAGAGATGTGGCGAGTTGCGATTCACGGCAATAAACGCCGTCCAACACGCGGAAGTTGTCTCTCAAACTATGCAGAAGATTTAGTTCTCCCTTGCACTTGAGGTAGTAAGAGAAGCAAAAAGAGTTGTTTattcctttttctttgggGGGAACGGGAGGGGACTGTAATAGTAGCCGATCATAGcgaaggcagcagcgcgacacCCAAGAGAGGGGTCAAGttgagagaaaaggaaagggtTATTGCATCCATTAAACGCTGAATTCGGCAGTTATGTGAAACCTATATGTTCCTTCCGTTAGTGAGTAGTCAGCGAATtaggagctgcggcacccgCTTCcatctccttttcttttggtACGCGAACTGAGGTTGCGGAGAGTCGCTGCTCTCCGCTCACACTCAACGGCCCTTTAGTCGGTGTGTCGCGCCGAAGCAGGTGCGGCCTCATTGATCAGGACGGCCGTCACGCCCGATGCTGCGCGAAATAGTCGGTCCTCCATCGCGGTCAGTAAATCTTCTTTTGCCTTGTCGTGTGGCCACTCTGAGATGAGCGGAAATACAAGACCCTTCGCCCCCTTAATTGTCTCGGTCGCTCGCAACGCATCAAAGACAGCGTAGCACCCCTCTTCAGGATTGCCGTCAGGGCTCATGTCGTGGTAGAAGAGGCAGGTGTCTCTGAATCGCGATAAGTATCCGTTAAAATCAAGGACAACGGTCTCGCAAAGAGGCACAACGTCTTTGCCGCGGTGAACGTAGACAGGCACATCCGCAGATGCTGTCAACGCTGCCAAGCTACCGGGTGTGAGGAGGGACGACGGCACGTGTGGGGAGTAGTGAGTGAGAAGCTGGCCAGGGCTTACCATCGGCGCCTTCGTTGGGTCACACATGATGCGCGTGTCTCGAATTTCGACACGCGTCTGCGGGTACCTGTCTGCAATGGCGCGGTGAATCATGCTCACGGTAATGCACCCcctgcgcagcaccaccaccaagtCTTTCGCTTCAACCTTGGCTACAGTCGACTCGATGCCGATCGCGCTTTGTCCGCCGTCAATGATCAGTAGCTCCGGGTCTCGAGCAGCCAAGTCGTCGTAAACGTGCTGCGCGGTCGTAGGGCTTACATGCCCGAAGGTGTTCGCACTTGGGGCAGCTACAGGAACATCAGCCATCTCTAGCAGTTTCAGCGTTATTGGATTGTTGGGGATGCGAGCCCCCACGTAGCCAGAACCACCTGTAACGCAATCCGGAAGGGTCGGGCTTGCTTTGCAGACGATCGTCAACGGTCCTGGCCACAGAGCCGCCCCGATTGTGCACGCCAGCTCCACCGCCCCCTCATCCCACTTCAGATCCCACAACTTACGTGCGCCGTCCAAGGTGTACACGTGACAAATGAGTGGGTCGGTAGGTGGCCGCCCCTTCACGGCGTAAATGCTCTTGACAGCACTTCCAATCAGCGCATTGCCGCCTAATCCGTATACAGTTTCGGTTGGGATGGCGACCAGCTTGCCTTGCACTAGGGCATCAGCAGCCCGCCGCAGGTCCTCCGGCGAGGTTCCAATAATCTGAGCCATGGGTTGTCTTTTGTCGATTAGAGAGAATGCCAGACAAGCCTTGAGCTTCGTGTGATCTGCGCGAGCTTGTGGCGGGATGGACAGCCGATGCGGCTGAAGTGCTTTGGACTACGCGCCTTTCAGCCACTAGCCCTCTCGCGGAATAACAAAGAGGTAGGAAGGAGAAAAAGCCGCGCGCGGGATGCGATGCAGCGAGGCACACgtgagagaagagaaagaggagctGGCGATGACGATGAGCGGATCCGGCTCGTGAGAAGCAACTTGTGCAGGAGTCCGAACTCTCTCCAAGTAAAAAACGAGTCACCGCGACGCGGTGGAAACAAGTAAGTGAAGCCATGAGACGACAGAACGCTCGATGTCCTACTCGCACGTGCCCCTCCGCTAGACTGGAGAAAGCAGAAGCTCTCAAAAAGAAGGAACGGATTCGACGAACTGCGCTAAGAGTGCGCATCTTCCACTGTTTCGAAGATGGGGAGAGGTATCGGTGCTGCTCATGCGCGTATATTTCGTCTGTAGTTCACTTGCTTATTTTTTGTTCGAATGTTACGTCTTTAACAGGTTAAGCAGATCTGCTGCCTGtgaagaaaagggggaaaaaagCTGCTCGACAACTCCAGAAAAACACAACATAACGCGCCTGCCTTGATTTCCATAGTAAGCAGTGTCGCCGATTCGCGGTGGAAGAGTGCACATATCCTTTTGCTTCTCATGCATCTCCTGCTACGTCCGAGAAGGACCCAGGTGctgctccaccaccaccctcatAGAGAAAGCCGCAAAAAATACTTCTGAGAAGATATGCTTGCCGCGCAGGGTGCATGGCTTGACTACAGCAACGTTTGCTCGTCCCATACAGACAGTTTTGTTCCTCTGTTCAAAAAAGCACACGCCGTCATGCTATCTACAAACTGCACACTCCACTCAAGATACATGGTGCCTGAGACACGAGAACCGGAAACTGAATTTTTTTGTCGTCTCCTCTCTGCCACACAACAAGAGCTAAGCTCATCTCTGCCCGGCCGGTCACAGGCCCcgtcgcgcggcgcgagACAGCCGTAGGCACACGAGGTGCAGCAATGCCCAGACCCGGTCATCGGTGCATGGCTTCTGCCTCGAACCTTACCCAACCCCGCCCCACAGGTCGCCCCACAGCCACGCACATTATGCTGGCCATCACCCGGGGCATCCCtctcgggggggggggggccagGCTCACCCCGCCCCCAGTgggcagtgagggccgggggtgggacgcgttcgagtcacgccgacacTCCGCCCATCCTGTGGATGGCGAAAACGTGTGCGCGGCCGCGGGTcgctccggcgccacgccgtccagcaccgGACACTGCGGACATCGGCAGtgatacatcgctctgacgTCCCTACGTCACGCGcgcctgaccctgtcaccaccagaggtggttgTGCAGTGGCAGGAAtaggggctgcttggcttccccacagagagagtgggTACTGGACCCTGATACCACGCTGAGGTGTCCCCCGTTATcagggagacagagagaaggaaagaagcgGAAGAAAAAAGGTCATATGAAAAAcagggaggaagaagaaacTCCTCAGGAGACCAACAATAAAACAATCGAAGAACCGCGGAGCTCTAAGGGACAAGGAATCGGATGGAGAACCTTGATAGCGGGAGATTCACAGGTCACGTATTGGACGGCCCTCCAAGTACTAAAGGGTAGCGGTTTGTGCCGAAGCACTGCGTTAAACTAATCAGGTAATTTCACCCCATCCTCTATCCCCTGGGGTGTGCTCACCAGTCCAATGTGGACGGAAGATCGTCATCGGGCTTGCGCGAGTCGGGCCTGCGAGGCATGAACTCGCGTGAACCGCCTCgatcgctgcggcggcggccgaaCCCACTGTTGTTCTCCCTTCTGGAGAAACCTCCTCGATCAACCCGCCTGAagcgctgcctctgctgctgcatccgATGCTGGTAGCTCTCGGCGAGCTGCATCAACTCCTTTGGGGCAGTGGCATGGCAGCGAGTCAAGTAGTTGACGAGTTCTGTTGCGAGACCACCATCCTCTTCGCCAAGGAATGTGTaagcggtgccggtgcgacCGGCGCGGCCGGTGCGGCCGATGCGATGGCAATAGCTGTCAATCGTTTTTGGAGCCTGAAAGTTCACCACGCACGTTACATCAGGAATGTCTAGACCTCGAGAAGCAACATCGGTCGCGACGAGAAGGCGAATGTGGTTGTTCTTGAACATGCTCATGACCCTgtcccgctgccgctgcgacagACCGCCGTGAATTGTCCCTACGTAGCGTGTATCGATTCCTAGCCGGTGGCTGAAAGCCCTGGCTGTGTTTTCCGTATCCGCCTGGCGCTCCACAAAGATGATGAGCTTGTCCTTGTTGTCGTCGATGGTCCCATCCTCGACCAACGACCCAAGCTTCTCAATGCGCTCTGTGAAGGTTCTGCAGAAGATGAGCTCTTGCTTGATGTGCTCATTCACTTGAAGCCCCGCGCCGGCCGTACCGGCTCGAATCAAAACACGATCGTCCGATAGATATTTGCGCGCCATCTCTTGCACCGACTCTGGCCACGTCGCCGACCACATCATCGTCTGCGGGTGTGAAGCTGAGCCAAGGTAGGCCATAATCTCATCCAAGTGAACCTGGAACCCCATGTCGAGAAGGCGATCTGCTTCGTCAAAGACCAGAAACGACAGATTACGGATGgacacgtcgccgccgtcgagaaAGTCCTTGAGTCGTCCTGGACAAGCAACGAGAGCGTCACAGCCGTTGCGAAGACGGCGGGCCTGTAGATCGCGCGGGGCACCACCGTAGGCCTCGCAGACGCGCACCTGCCCACATCCGAGGTTCTGAAATACCTTCGTGGTTTGTTGCACCAACTCCCGCGTGGGAGCTAGAACCAGAACAGACGGCGTCCCATCGGGGTTGGGCTTGAACCCCGCCAGGGCTGGAACCGCGAACGCCACCGTCTTTCCCGAGCCTGTTGGTGCAAGTCCGATAACATCGTGACCGTCGGCCAGCAAAGGTATTGTGAACTTCTGAATGTCAGTCGTGGAAGGGTACTTGAGCGTCTTCAACCCCTCCGCCAGCCATCGCGGTGCATCGCGCAACTCTTCAAATGAGTTTAGCGGGGTGACGTCGACACGATCACCATTGCCGTCCGTGATAGAGACGTCGTGCTCTGTTGACACTGCAGACGCGTTTGTCTTCGGTGGCGCATGCGGGTCGCCGATATTCGAGCTCGTTGCGGGGGCCGATCCCTCGTAAGCAGCACTAATcacagagaagcagcgcacccTGTTCATCAGGGGCAAA is a genomic window containing:
- a CDS encoding DNA-directed RNA polymerase-like protein, whose translation is MASFHPRDAFILHQEHIQRMNEGDEVDTSEEQKVQIDLQRITDNESTAVVTFSHEDHTLGNPLRHVLMQNAAVTSAGYAIPHPLEPKMLLHVQASDYAVEAVAKGLERLAEICDDTISSFDNCMVEQHRMAAATQPE
- a CDS encoding putative mitochondrial DEAD box protein: MQRFASALLGRWGAAQCRVVPFRAHPTLLPLMNRVRCFSVISAAYEGSAPATSSNIGDPHAPPKTNASAVSTEHDVSITDGNGDRVDVTPLNSFEELRDAPRWLAEGLKTLKYPSTTDIQKFTIPLLADGHDVIGLAPTGSGKTVAFAVPALAGFKPNPDGTPSVLVLAPTRELVQQTTKVFQNLGCGQVRVCEAYGGAPRDLQARRLRNGCDALVACPGRLKDFLDGGDVSIRNLSFLVFDEADRLLDMGFQVHLDEIMAYLGSASHPQTMMWSATWPESVQEMARKYLSDDRVLIRAGTAGAGLQVNEHIKQELIFCRTFTERIEKLGSLVEDGTIDDNKDKLIIFVERQADTENTARAFSHRLGIDTRYVGTIHGGLSQRQRDRVMSMFKNNHIRLLVATDVASRGLDIPDVTCVVNFQAPKTIDSYCHRIGRTGRAGRTGTAYTFLGEEDGGLATELVNYLTRCHATAPKELMQLAESYQHRMQQQRQRFRRVDRGGFSRRENNSGFGRRRSDRGGSREFMPRRPDSRKPDDDLPSTLDW